A window of the Clupea harengus chromosome 8, Ch_v2.0.2, whole genome shotgun sequence genome harbors these coding sequences:
- the synj1 gene encoding synaptojanin-1 isoform X1, whose translation MAFSKGYRVYHKLDPPPYSVIVETRNRDECLMFESGAVAVLSAAEKEAIKNTYTKMLDAYGILGVLRLNLGDSMLHSLVVVTGCSSVGKLQDSEVFRVTATEFVSLKNDPSDEDRISDVRKVLSSGNFYFAWSSTGNSIDLSLNAHRRIKEDTTDNRFFWNQSLHLHLKHYGVNCDDWLLRLMCGGVEVRTIYAGHKQAKACVISRLSSERAGTRFNVRGANDDGQVANFVETEQVVFLDDKVSSFIQIRGSIPLFWEQPGIQVGSHRVKLSRGFEANAPAFERHFTALRQLYGKQVILNLLGMKEGENMLSKAFQSHLKASEHASTVRMVNFDYHQMVKGGKAEKLHSVLKPTVNKFVEECGFFYYSGETGIQRLQTGTLRTNCLDCLDRTNSVQAFFALEMVPKQLEDMGLTEKPQLVARFQEVFRSMWSVNGDSVSKIYAGTGALDGKAKGGKLKDGARSVTRTIQNNFFDSSKQEAIDILRLGSTLNSDLADKARALLTTSSLYVSEPILQSASPRVLLGMCQNYHKYTRPKQIRVCVGTWNVNGGKQFRSIAYRNQTLNDWLLDAPMKAGHPEFQDGKSDPVDIFAIGFEEMVELNAGNIVNASTTNQKLWAVELQKHLSRDHKYVLLASEQLVGVCLFVFIRPQHAPFIRDVAVDTVKTGMGGATGNKGGVAIRLLFHTTSICFLCSHFAAGQSQVKERNDDYNEITRKLTFPMGRLLYSHDYVFWCGDFNYRISLPNEEVKELIRQQNWDALMAGDQLVDQKNAGLVFRGFIEGKLDFAPTYKYDLFSEDYDTSEKCRTPAWTDRVLWKRRKWNFDKTAEEMNVVGTPTEEEDDAYPFSPGTLKYYGRAELKTSDHRPVVAIIDVDVLQVDPEERHQVYKEVIALQGPPDGTVLVSLCSSGPDDYFDDALIDELLDQFAAFGEVILIRFVEEKMWVTFLEGYSALAALSLSASEVLGKIIDVRLKSPGWIKSLEEEMSVDRVFGSIPTSASSTLLAEDSYVGEDEYDMEGDVDEEVEAILPQHLQPGAGMGPGSSPVPSPRGSPSHSPTHGEPAAPSRPSRAPPRSAGPPQGSPVDFATGAPSSLEPKRAPPPRPNAPPVRPAPPQRPPPPSGQKSPALSRPDPTGRGQAAGGAAQGAVARPNFPSRAGVISVPLGARPPPPAHPGAPRPSADVHPGAPRPAPDNHPGAPRPILDPQNKPAQPPAGPPPAMAGPMRPQMPPPAQPQTGAPMQPQTAPSMQPQMAPPMQHQMASPMQHQMASPMQPQMMSPMQPQMMAPMQHQMMSPMQPQMMAPMQPQMGPPMQPQTAAPVQQRMPTPLLPTSLQLQSGAAGPQPPSPVGNQQGLASPKPPPRSRSSHVLPPEGAQGQAPAPAPTPASAPASQINGLNGLQQEAQWKSDPFDTPASDLFPVPSSWHNTQSLTRSSSLRSGPLPPPLPRSSSSAVFPASRSLHSAPVFPTSSSSSSSSSSPLAHFSLAAHDSGSAPSLLPPPPVPSRSRSQETLTRISPNPFLSEPPGAPSNSNSNSNTTTNPFIGGLPLAHTQAQVQHRSLTPDFSTQQQAQASLAFHRTMSTTSAFASKQPTLQLTPLMPIPAHVHAPVPAVAPPAPVPETRKQQWVTFDDDSDVRLRGKASASVAAPLLPLSTPIPSFTQAQTQPASSGFSTENSWGSSSSATAFPVLPPPPPARTNPSHPHLPTRMSEFTER comes from the exons ATGGCGTTCAGCAAAGGTTATCGTGTTTACCACAAACTGGACCCACCCCCCTACAGCGTTATTGTGGAGACACGAAATCGCGATGAGTGCTTGATGTTCGAGTCTGGGGCTGTCGCCGTTTTGT CTGCTGCAGAGAAAGAGGCCATCAAAAATACATACACCAAGATGCTGGATGCGTATGGCATTTTGGGAGTTCTCCGTCTGAACTTGG GAGACTCCATGCTGCACAGTCTGGTGGTGGTGACTGGATGTAGCTCGGTGGGAAAGCTCCAGGACTCCGAGGTGTTCCGGGTCACAGCCACAGAGTTTGTGTCCTTGAAGAATGACCCGTCAGACGAAGACAGGATATCAGACGTGCGGAAGGTCCTCAGCTCGGGGAACTTCTACTTTGCCTGGTCGTCCACTGGGAATAGCATAGACCTGAGCCTCAACGCCCACCGCAGGATCAAAGAAGACACAACAGACAATCGCTTCTTCTG GAACCAATCCCTACATCTCCACCTGAAACACTATGGGGTGAACTGTGACGACTGGTTGCTGCGCCTGATGTGCGGCGGCGTGGAGGTCCGCACCATCTACGCGGGGCACAAGCAGGCCAAGGCCTGCGTCATCTCCAGGCTGAGCTCCGAGAGGGCTGGCACACGCTTCAACGTCCGCGGGGCCAATGATGACGGCCAGGTGGCCAACTTCGTCGAGACTGAGCAG GTTGTTTTCCTTGATGACAAAGTGTCCTCATTCATTCAGATTCGTGGTTCTATACCACTTTTCTGGGAACAACCTGGCATTCAG GTTGGCTCTCATCGTGTCAAGCTGTCTCGAGGCTTTGAGGCGAACGCACCAGCTTTTGAGAG ACATTTCACTGCACTGCGCCAACTCTATGGAAAGCAAGTGATCCTCAACCTCTTGGgaatgaaggagggagagaacatgCTAAGCAAAGCCTTCCAG AGCCATCTGAAAGCTTCTGAGCATGCATCGACTGTGAGGATGGTGAACTTCGACTACCATCAGATGGTCAAGGGAGGGAAGGCGGAGAAGCTGCACAGTGTGCTCAAGCCCACGGTCAACAAGTTCGTGGAGGAGTGTGGCTTCTTCTACTACTCAGGAGAAACTGGCATCCAAAG ACTCCAGACTGGAACCCTTCGCACCAACTGTCTTGACTGCTTGGACCGGACCAATAGCGTCCAGGCCTTCTTTGCACTAGAG atGGTTCCCAAACAGCTTGAGGACATGGGGCTGACCGAGAAGCCCCAGCTGGTGGCTCGCTTCCAGGAGGTGTTTCGCTCCATGTGGTCTGTCAACGGAGACTCGGTTAGCAAGATCTACGCCGGCACAGGTGCCCTGGATGGCAAGGCTAAG gGGGGAAAGCTGAAAGACGGCGCTCGTTCAGTCACCAGAACCATCCAGAACAACTTCTTCGACAGCTCCAAGCAGGAAGCCATAGACATTCTGCGGCTGGGGAGCACCCTGAACAGCGACCTAGCTGACAAGGCTCGTGCCCTGCTCACCACGAGCAGCCTCTATG TCTCTGAGCCCATATTGCAATCAG CATCACCAAGAGTATTACTGGGAATGTGCCAGAATTATCACAAGTACACCCGGCCCAAGCAGATccgggtgtgtgtgggcacctGGAATGTAAACGGCGGGAAGCAGTTCCGCAGCATCGCATACCGGAATCAGACCCTCAACGACTGGCTGTTGGATGCCCCCATGAAGGCAGGACACCCAGAATTTCAAG ATGGCAAATCTGACCCCGTCGACATCTTTGCCATTGGCTTTGAGGAGATGGTGGAGCTGAATGCTGGGAACATAGTCAATGCAAG caccACTAATCAGAAGCTGTGGGCAGTCGAGCTGCAGAAGCACCTCTCGCGCGATCACAAATATGTGCTGCTGGCCTCCGAGCAGCTCGTcggagtgtgtctgtttgtgttcatCCGGCCTCAACACGCACCCTTCATTCG GGATGTTGCCGTGGACACCGTGAAGACCGGCATGGGCGGAGCTACAGGCAACAAAGGGGGCGTGGCCATCCGCCTGCTGTTCCACACCACCAGCATCTGCTTTTTGTGCTCGCACTTTGCCGCCGGCCAATCACAGGTCAAGGAGAGGAACGACGACTACAATGAGATTACGCGCAAGCTCACCTTCCCCATG GGTCGTCTTCTGTACTCCCATGATTACGTGTTCTGGTGCGGTGACTTTAACTACCGCATCAGCCTGCCCaatgaggaggtgaaggagCTGATCCGCCAGCAGAACTGGGACGCCCTCATGGCTGGAGACCAGCTGGTGGACCAGAAGAATGCCGGACTG GTTTTCCGCGGCTTCATTGAGGGAAAGTTGGACTTTGCTCCCACTTACAAATACGACTTGTTCTCTGAGGATTATGACACCAGTGAGAAGTGCCGCACGCCCGCCTGGACCGACCGAGTGCTGTGGAAACGCAGGAAGTGGAACTTTGACAAGACTG cggaAGAGATGAATGTGGTGGGGACTCCTACGGAGGAAGAGGACGATGCGTACCCCTTTAGCCCGGGAACACTCAAGTATTATGGCAGAGCTGAGCTCAAGACCTCTGATCACAG ACCTGTGGTGGCCATAATAGACGTGGACGTGCTGCAGGTGGACCCTGAGGAACGCCACCAGGTCTACAAGGAGGTGATCGCGCTGCAGGGGCCCCCCGACGGCACCGTCCTGGTTTCGCTCTGCAGCTCCGGACCCGACGACTACTTCGACGACGCTCTGATCGACGAGCTGCTCGACCAGTTCGCGGCCTTCGGCGAGGTCATCCTCATCAG GTTTGTTGAGGAGAAGATGTGGGTGACGTTCCTGGAGGGTTACTCCGCTCTGGCGGCCTTGTCCCTTAGTGCCTCTGAG GTGTTGGGGAAGATCATAGACGTGCGTCTGAAGAGCCCCGGGTGGATCAAGagtctggaggaggagatgagtgtGGACAGGGTCTTCGGCAGCATCCCCACCTCCGCCAGCTCCACGCTGCTCGCAGAGGACTCCTATGTGGGCGAGGATGAATACGACATGGAGG GTGACGTGGATGAGGAAGTGGAAGCGATTCTGCCTCAACACCTGCAGCCTGGCGCCGGCATGGGTCCCGGCTCGTCCCCGGTGCCATCCCCCCGCGGCAGCCCGTCCCACTCTCCCACCCACGGGGAGCCGGCAGCCCCCAGCCGCCCCAGCCGGGCACCTCCTCGCTCCGCTGGACCACCGCAAG GTTCTCCAGTGGACTTTGCAACGGGTGCTCCTTCGAGTTTGGAACCCAAGCGCGCCCCTCCCCCGCGGCCCAACGCCCCTCCGGTTCGTCCTGCACCTCCGCAGCGCCCCCCGCCACCCTCAG gacaaaaaagCCCTGCATTATCTCGACCAGACCCCACGG GGCGCGGCCAGGCAGCAGGAGGAGCCGCTCAAGGAGCAGTCGCACGGCCG AACTTCCCATCTCGTGCTGGAGTCATCAGTGTTCCACTGGGAgccagacccccacccccggccCACCCAGGAGCTCCTCGACCCAGCGCCGATGTGCACCCCGGGGCCCCGAGGCCTGCGCCAGACAACCACCCTGGAGCCCCTCGCCCCATCCTTGATCCCCAGAATAAACCAGCCCAGCCTCCTGCTG GTCCGCCTCCTGCAATGGCGGGACCTATGAGACCACAGATGCCGCCTCCTGCACAGCCTCAAACGGGGGCTCCCATGCAACCTCAAACGGCGCCTTCCATGCAGCCGCAGATGGCGCCTCCCATGCAGCATCAAATGGCATCTCCCATGCAGCATCAAATGGCATCTCCCATGCAGCCGCAGATGATGTCTCCCATGCAGCCACAGATGATGGCTCCCATGCAGCATCAAATGATGTCTCCCATGCAGCCGCAGATGATGGCTCCCATGCAGCCGCAGATGGGGCCTCCCATGCAGCCTCAGACGGCCGCGCCGGTGCAGCAGCGTATGCCGACCCCTCTCCTGCCTACTTCGCTGCAGCTACAGTCAGGCGCCGCTGGCCCCcagcccccctctcctgtcGGCAACCAGCAGGGCTTAGCCTCCCCCAAGCCGCCGCCTCGCAGCCGGTCCTCCCACGTCCTGCCCCCGGAGGGCGCCCAAGGCCAagccccagctcctgctccCACTCCAGCATCAGCTCCAGCCTCACAG ATAAACGGATTGAACGGCCTCCAGCAAGAAGCACAATGGAAATCGGACCCCTTCGACACCCCCGCCTCCGACCTCTTCCCCGTCCCCTCTTCCTGGCACAACACCCAGTCCTTGACCCGGAGCAGCTCCCTGCGATCGGGCCCACTCCCGCCGCCCTTGCCCAGGTCCTCGTCCTCGGCCGTGTTCCCGGCCTCCCGCTCCCTGCACTCGGCGCCTGTCTTCCCcacgtcctcctcctcgtcctcctcctcctcctccccgctgGCTCACTTCTCCCTGGCTGCGCATGACTCTGGCAGCGCGCCCTCCCtcctgccgccgccgccggtACCTTCGCGCAGCCGCTCCCAGGAGACCCTGACGCGCATCTCCCCCAACCCTTTCCTGAGCGAGCCCCCGGGCGCccccagcaacagcaacagtaaCAGCAACACCACCACTAACCCCTTCATAGGCGGCCTGCCTCTGGCCCACACCCAAGCCCAGGTCCAGCACCGCTCGCTCACGCCAGACTTTTCCACCCAGCAGCAGGCTCAGGCCTCCTTGGCCTTCCACAGGACCATGTCCACCACGTCTGCTTTTGCCTCCAAGCAGCCCACCCTCCAACTTACCCCCCTCATGCCCATCCCTGCCCATGTCCATGCACCTGTCCCTGCAGTCGCCCCTCCTGCCCCTGTCCCAGAGACGCGCAAGCAGCAGTGGGTTACGTTTGATGATGACTCAGACGTCCGGCTCAGAGGAAAGGCCTCCGCCTCGGTAGCGGCACCCCTGCTTCCCCTCTCCACGCCCATCCCCTCGTTCACACAGGCCCAGACGCAGCCGGCCAGCTCTGGGTTCAGCACTGAGAATAGTTGGGGGTCCTCTTCCTCCGCCACTGCGTTCCCCGTCCtgccgccccctccccctgccaggACTAACCCAAGCCACCCACACTTACCCACACGAATGAGCGAGTTCACCGAAAGATAG
- the synj1 gene encoding synaptojanin-1 isoform X3 — MAFSKGYRVYHKLDPPPYSVIVETRNRDECLMFESGAVAVLSAAEKEAIKNTYTKMLDAYGILGVLRLNLGDSMLHSLVVVTGCSSVGKLQDSEVFRVTATEFVSLKNDPSDEDRISDVRKVLSSGNFYFAWSSTGNSIDLSLNAHRRIKEDTTDNRFFWNQSLHLHLKHYGVNCDDWLLRLMCGGVEVRTIYAGHKQAKACVISRLSSERAGTRFNVRGANDDGQVANFVETEQVVFLDDKVSSFIQIRGSIPLFWEQPGIQVGSHRVKLSRGFEANAPAFERHFTALRQLYGKQVILNLLGMKEGENMLSKAFQSHLKASEHASTVRMVNFDYHQMVKGGKAEKLHSVLKPTVNKFVEECGFFYYSGETGIQRLQTGTLRTNCLDCLDRTNSVQAFFALEMVPKQLEDMGLTEKPQLVARFQEVFRSMWSVNGDSVSKIYAGTGALDGKAKGGKLKDGARSVTRTIQNNFFDSSKQEAIDILRLGSTLNSDLADKARALLTTSSLYASPRVLLGMCQNYHKYTRPKQIRVCVGTWNVNGGKQFRSIAYRNQTLNDWLLDAPMKAGHPEFQDGKSDPVDIFAIGFEEMVELNAGNIVNASTTNQKLWAVELQKHLSRDHKYVLLASEQLVGVCLFVFIRPQHAPFIRDVAVDTVKTGMGGATGNKGGVAIRLLFHTTSICFLCSHFAAGQSQVKERNDDYNEITRKLTFPMGRLLYSHDYVFWCGDFNYRISLPNEEVKELIRQQNWDALMAGDQLVDQKNAGLVFRGFIEGKLDFAPTYKYDLFSEDYDTSEKCRTPAWTDRVLWKRRKWNFDKTAEEMNVVGTPTEEEDDAYPFSPGTLKYYGRAELKTSDHRPVVAIIDVDVLQVDPEERHQVYKEVIALQGPPDGTVLVSLCSSGPDDYFDDALIDELLDQFAAFGEVILIRFVEEKMWVTFLEGYSALAALSLSASEVLGKIIDVRLKSPGWIKSLEEEMSVDRVFGSIPTSASSTLLAEDSYVGEDEYDMEGDVDEEVEAILPQHLQPGAGMGPGSSPVPSPRGSPSHSPTHGEPAAPSRPSRAPPRSAGPPQGSPVDFATGAPSSLEPKRAPPPRPNAPPVRPAPPQRPPPPSGQKSPALSRPDPTGRGQAAGGAAQGAVARPNFPSRAGVISVPLGARPPPPAHPGAPRPSADVHPGAPRPAPDNHPGAPRPILDPQNKPAQPPAGPPPAMAGPMRPQMPPPAQPQTGAPMQPQTAPSMQPQMAPPMQHQMASPMQHQMASPMQPQMMSPMQPQMMAPMQHQMMSPMQPQMMAPMQPQMGPPMQPQTAAPVQQRMPTPLLPTSLQLQSGAAGPQPPSPVGNQQGLASPKPPPRSRSSHVLPPEGAQGQAPAPAPTPASAPASQINGLNGLQQEAQWKSDPFDTPASDLFPVPSSWHNTQSLTRSSSLRSGPLPPPLPRSSSSAVFPASRSLHSAPVFPTSSSSSSSSSSPLAHFSLAAHDSGSAPSLLPPPPVPSRSRSQETLTRISPNPFLSEPPGAPSNSNSNSNTTTNPFIGGLPLAHTQAQVQHRSLTPDFSTQQQAQASLAFHRTMSTTSAFASKQPTLQLTPLMPIPAHVHAPVPAVAPPAPVPETRKQQWVTFDDDSDVRLRGKASASVAAPLLPLSTPIPSFTQAQTQPASSGFSTENSWGSSSSATAFPVLPPPPPARTNPSHPHLPTRMSEFTER, encoded by the exons ATGGCGTTCAGCAAAGGTTATCGTGTTTACCACAAACTGGACCCACCCCCCTACAGCGTTATTGTGGAGACACGAAATCGCGATGAGTGCTTGATGTTCGAGTCTGGGGCTGTCGCCGTTTTGT CTGCTGCAGAGAAAGAGGCCATCAAAAATACATACACCAAGATGCTGGATGCGTATGGCATTTTGGGAGTTCTCCGTCTGAACTTGG GAGACTCCATGCTGCACAGTCTGGTGGTGGTGACTGGATGTAGCTCGGTGGGAAAGCTCCAGGACTCCGAGGTGTTCCGGGTCACAGCCACAGAGTTTGTGTCCTTGAAGAATGACCCGTCAGACGAAGACAGGATATCAGACGTGCGGAAGGTCCTCAGCTCGGGGAACTTCTACTTTGCCTGGTCGTCCACTGGGAATAGCATAGACCTGAGCCTCAACGCCCACCGCAGGATCAAAGAAGACACAACAGACAATCGCTTCTTCTG GAACCAATCCCTACATCTCCACCTGAAACACTATGGGGTGAACTGTGACGACTGGTTGCTGCGCCTGATGTGCGGCGGCGTGGAGGTCCGCACCATCTACGCGGGGCACAAGCAGGCCAAGGCCTGCGTCATCTCCAGGCTGAGCTCCGAGAGGGCTGGCACACGCTTCAACGTCCGCGGGGCCAATGATGACGGCCAGGTGGCCAACTTCGTCGAGACTGAGCAG GTTGTTTTCCTTGATGACAAAGTGTCCTCATTCATTCAGATTCGTGGTTCTATACCACTTTTCTGGGAACAACCTGGCATTCAG GTTGGCTCTCATCGTGTCAAGCTGTCTCGAGGCTTTGAGGCGAACGCACCAGCTTTTGAGAG ACATTTCACTGCACTGCGCCAACTCTATGGAAAGCAAGTGATCCTCAACCTCTTGGgaatgaaggagggagagaacatgCTAAGCAAAGCCTTCCAG AGCCATCTGAAAGCTTCTGAGCATGCATCGACTGTGAGGATGGTGAACTTCGACTACCATCAGATGGTCAAGGGAGGGAAGGCGGAGAAGCTGCACAGTGTGCTCAAGCCCACGGTCAACAAGTTCGTGGAGGAGTGTGGCTTCTTCTACTACTCAGGAGAAACTGGCATCCAAAG ACTCCAGACTGGAACCCTTCGCACCAACTGTCTTGACTGCTTGGACCGGACCAATAGCGTCCAGGCCTTCTTTGCACTAGAG atGGTTCCCAAACAGCTTGAGGACATGGGGCTGACCGAGAAGCCCCAGCTGGTGGCTCGCTTCCAGGAGGTGTTTCGCTCCATGTGGTCTGTCAACGGAGACTCGGTTAGCAAGATCTACGCCGGCACAGGTGCCCTGGATGGCAAGGCTAAG gGGGGAAAGCTGAAAGACGGCGCTCGTTCAGTCACCAGAACCATCCAGAACAACTTCTTCGACAGCTCCAAGCAGGAAGCCATAGACATTCTGCGGCTGGGGAGCACCCTGAACAGCGACCTAGCTGACAAGGCTCGTGCCCTGCTCACCACGAGCAGCCTCTATG CATCACCAAGAGTATTACTGGGAATGTGCCAGAATTATCACAAGTACACCCGGCCCAAGCAGATccgggtgtgtgtgggcacctGGAATGTAAACGGCGGGAAGCAGTTCCGCAGCATCGCATACCGGAATCAGACCCTCAACGACTGGCTGTTGGATGCCCCCATGAAGGCAGGACACCCAGAATTTCAAG ATGGCAAATCTGACCCCGTCGACATCTTTGCCATTGGCTTTGAGGAGATGGTGGAGCTGAATGCTGGGAACATAGTCAATGCAAG caccACTAATCAGAAGCTGTGGGCAGTCGAGCTGCAGAAGCACCTCTCGCGCGATCACAAATATGTGCTGCTGGCCTCCGAGCAGCTCGTcggagtgtgtctgtttgtgttcatCCGGCCTCAACACGCACCCTTCATTCG GGATGTTGCCGTGGACACCGTGAAGACCGGCATGGGCGGAGCTACAGGCAACAAAGGGGGCGTGGCCATCCGCCTGCTGTTCCACACCACCAGCATCTGCTTTTTGTGCTCGCACTTTGCCGCCGGCCAATCACAGGTCAAGGAGAGGAACGACGACTACAATGAGATTACGCGCAAGCTCACCTTCCCCATG GGTCGTCTTCTGTACTCCCATGATTACGTGTTCTGGTGCGGTGACTTTAACTACCGCATCAGCCTGCCCaatgaggaggtgaaggagCTGATCCGCCAGCAGAACTGGGACGCCCTCATGGCTGGAGACCAGCTGGTGGACCAGAAGAATGCCGGACTG GTTTTCCGCGGCTTCATTGAGGGAAAGTTGGACTTTGCTCCCACTTACAAATACGACTTGTTCTCTGAGGATTATGACACCAGTGAGAAGTGCCGCACGCCCGCCTGGACCGACCGAGTGCTGTGGAAACGCAGGAAGTGGAACTTTGACAAGACTG cggaAGAGATGAATGTGGTGGGGACTCCTACGGAGGAAGAGGACGATGCGTACCCCTTTAGCCCGGGAACACTCAAGTATTATGGCAGAGCTGAGCTCAAGACCTCTGATCACAG ACCTGTGGTGGCCATAATAGACGTGGACGTGCTGCAGGTGGACCCTGAGGAACGCCACCAGGTCTACAAGGAGGTGATCGCGCTGCAGGGGCCCCCCGACGGCACCGTCCTGGTTTCGCTCTGCAGCTCCGGACCCGACGACTACTTCGACGACGCTCTGATCGACGAGCTGCTCGACCAGTTCGCGGCCTTCGGCGAGGTCATCCTCATCAG GTTTGTTGAGGAGAAGATGTGGGTGACGTTCCTGGAGGGTTACTCCGCTCTGGCGGCCTTGTCCCTTAGTGCCTCTGAG GTGTTGGGGAAGATCATAGACGTGCGTCTGAAGAGCCCCGGGTGGATCAAGagtctggaggaggagatgagtgtGGACAGGGTCTTCGGCAGCATCCCCACCTCCGCCAGCTCCACGCTGCTCGCAGAGGACTCCTATGTGGGCGAGGATGAATACGACATGGAGG GTGACGTGGATGAGGAAGTGGAAGCGATTCTGCCTCAACACCTGCAGCCTGGCGCCGGCATGGGTCCCGGCTCGTCCCCGGTGCCATCCCCCCGCGGCAGCCCGTCCCACTCTCCCACCCACGGGGAGCCGGCAGCCCCCAGCCGCCCCAGCCGGGCACCTCCTCGCTCCGCTGGACCACCGCAAG GTTCTCCAGTGGACTTTGCAACGGGTGCTCCTTCGAGTTTGGAACCCAAGCGCGCCCCTCCCCCGCGGCCCAACGCCCCTCCGGTTCGTCCTGCACCTCCGCAGCGCCCCCCGCCACCCTCAG gacaaaaaagCCCTGCATTATCTCGACCAGACCCCACGG GGCGCGGCCAGGCAGCAGGAGGAGCCGCTCAAGGAGCAGTCGCACGGCCG AACTTCCCATCTCGTGCTGGAGTCATCAGTGTTCCACTGGGAgccagacccccacccccggccCACCCAGGAGCTCCTCGACCCAGCGCCGATGTGCACCCCGGGGCCCCGAGGCCTGCGCCAGACAACCACCCTGGAGCCCCTCGCCCCATCCTTGATCCCCAGAATAAACCAGCCCAGCCTCCTGCTG GTCCGCCTCCTGCAATGGCGGGACCTATGAGACCACAGATGCCGCCTCCTGCACAGCCTCAAACGGGGGCTCCCATGCAACCTCAAACGGCGCCTTCCATGCAGCCGCAGATGGCGCCTCCCATGCAGCATCAAATGGCATCTCCCATGCAGCATCAAATGGCATCTCCCATGCAGCCGCAGATGATGTCTCCCATGCAGCCACAGATGATGGCTCCCATGCAGCATCAAATGATGTCTCCCATGCAGCCGCAGATGATGGCTCCCATGCAGCCGCAGATGGGGCCTCCCATGCAGCCTCAGACGGCCGCGCCGGTGCAGCAGCGTATGCCGACCCCTCTCCTGCCTACTTCGCTGCAGCTACAGTCAGGCGCCGCTGGCCCCcagcccccctctcctgtcGGCAACCAGCAGGGCTTAGCCTCCCCCAAGCCGCCGCCTCGCAGCCGGTCCTCCCACGTCCTGCCCCCGGAGGGCGCCCAAGGCCAagccccagctcctgctccCACTCCAGCATCAGCTCCAGCCTCACAG ATAAACGGATTGAACGGCCTCCAGCAAGAAGCACAATGGAAATCGGACCCCTTCGACACCCCCGCCTCCGACCTCTTCCCCGTCCCCTCTTCCTGGCACAACACCCAGTCCTTGACCCGGAGCAGCTCCCTGCGATCGGGCCCACTCCCGCCGCCCTTGCCCAGGTCCTCGTCCTCGGCCGTGTTCCCGGCCTCCCGCTCCCTGCACTCGGCGCCTGTCTTCCCcacgtcctcctcctcgtcctcctcctcctcctccccgctgGCTCACTTCTCCCTGGCTGCGCATGACTCTGGCAGCGCGCCCTCCCtcctgccgccgccgccggtACCTTCGCGCAGCCGCTCCCAGGAGACCCTGACGCGCATCTCCCCCAACCCTTTCCTGAGCGAGCCCCCGGGCGCccccagcaacagcaacagtaaCAGCAACACCACCACTAACCCCTTCATAGGCGGCCTGCCTCTGGCCCACACCCAAGCCCAGGTCCAGCACCGCTCGCTCACGCCAGACTTTTCCACCCAGCAGCAGGCTCAGGCCTCCTTGGCCTTCCACAGGACCATGTCCACCACGTCTGCTTTTGCCTCCAAGCAGCCCACCCTCCAACTTACCCCCCTCATGCCCATCCCTGCCCATGTCCATGCACCTGTCCCTGCAGTCGCCCCTCCTGCCCCTGTCCCAGAGACGCGCAAGCAGCAGTGGGTTACGTTTGATGATGACTCAGACGTCCGGCTCAGAGGAAAGGCCTCCGCCTCGGTAGCGGCACCCCTGCTTCCCCTCTCCACGCCCATCCCCTCGTTCACACAGGCCCAGACGCAGCCGGCCAGCTCTGGGTTCAGCACTGAGAATAGTTGGGGGTCCTCTTCCTCCGCCACTGCGTTCCCCGTCCtgccgccccctccccctgccaggACTAACCCAAGCCACCCACACTTACCCACACGAATGAGCGAGTTCACCGAAAGATAG